From the Bombus affinis isolate iyBomAffi1 chromosome 4, iyBomAffi1.2, whole genome shotgun sequence genome, the window TTTTAGCCCGTTCACCAGTGTTCGATCATGTGGGTGCCACTTTGCAAGGCTTAACGACAATCAGAGCATTCAAAGCTGAAAAGATAGTAACCACGGAGTTTGACAATCATCAGGATCTGCACACTTCAACGTGGTTTATATTCATCTCTCTTTCACGAGCTTTCGGTCTTTATATCGAGGCATTTTGTTTGATTTACATAGCGGTGATCACCATCATGTTTTTCGTATTCGAAGATCTCGCTATTGCCGGGGATATCGGTTTAGTAATCACGCAGGTTAGCGCAGTCGTTGGAATTTTACAGTGGGGTATAAGACAAACCGGTGAACTGGAGAATCAAATGACTTCTGTCGAAAGAGTATTGGAGTACAGTAAGCTGGAAGAAGAGCCGTTCTTGGATAGTATACCGGAAAAGAAACCGCCCGAGGAATGGCCCACGAATGGTCTGGTCGAATTCAGAGGCGTGAAATTAAAATACGGCCCTAAAAGTACTTATGTTTTAAATGGTATCAGTTTCGTGATCAAACCTAAAGAAAAAGTGGGAGTTGTTGGAAGAACCGGTGCTGGAAAAACATCCTTAATCAGCGCTCTTTTTCGGTTAGCATACGTAGAGGGAGAAATAATTATAGATGATATACCTACGAATGAAATTGCATTGCATGactttcgttcgaaaatcaGTATTATACCTCAGGAACCAGTTCTATTCGGAGGCAGTCTTCGACGAAATCTAGATCCTTTCGATGAATATTCTGATAACGTTTTATGGGAGGCTTTAGAGGAAGTAGAAATAAGAGAAACGATCTCAGAGATGGCGGCAGGTTTGAACAGTAAAGTATCGGAAGAGGGTTCGAACTTCAGCGTTGGACAACGTCAATTATTATGCCTTGTTCGAGCACTCGttcgaaataataaaattatggtCCTCGATGAAGCTACTGCCAACGTTGATCCACAGACTGATACCCTGATTCAACAGACGGTCAGAAAGAAATTTGTGGATTGCACTGTCATTACTATAGCGCACAGATTAAATACCATAATGGATAGCGATAAGATACTTGTGATGGATCAGGGTTGTCTAGTAGTAAGTAATTATAagttgaattatttaaaaaatcgttTGATTATTATCTCTGAGAAATGTGATAGACTTGTCTTCCAatgttaattttttaggaatatGATCATCCGTATGTTTTACTGCAAAAGAAAGGATATTTTTACAATATGGTGCAACAAACAGGTGCTGCAATGGCGAACAATCTGTCAGAAGTGGCAAAGAACGTAAGTGATAAAACATTCTTCGAATTTAAGAAAATTCAAGCAAATCgaataaacaaaatttaatacATATATCGATCTTCCAGTGTTTTTATAAGAACAACGAGGCGTCATCCTGATGATGATCCGACTTTAGTAACTTTcgaacgatatattacatatttaagCGAAATTTTTTCGTACGTCCAACTTATATTTTCGAACCAAAGTAATAGTTTTTGCTAAGTGTAACGATGCAAATTTTGAAAGTACGGTGCTTACACAGGTATCATGTACCGACTATTTAGCCAATTACAGTTTGACGATCTTTTGTAACAAAAgtataatatcaataaaattttgcaacaataatttttatctttattattttaagtatggTAATGAGATATatttaaccagttagctgtttttTACGAGTATACTGGTCGTCGCTTGCGacatattttagttacacattTTTCAAAGTTTTCAAAGAAATCGCAACAACTAACTGGTTAAATAgttgtaaatattataaagaaaaaaaaaacaaaaatggaAGCTTCCCTTCGTTATGAGCCCCGTTTAGTTGGACACGGAAATTCTAACCTAGAATTTTTCGTCTCTAACACATTACTTTTATTTGACCAATACACTCCCATCCTAACTCGAAAAGGATCTGCCGAAGCTTCCTATCCCTACAGCCGAGAAAGACGACAGGAGGCTAGTAGCAGATAGCGCTACGGCACTTTCTGCCCACGGTCCAGGGACTTTCCTCAGAGCATGAAAAGTTACTAAGAACTCCGACTGTGGCTCCGCGGTGTAGCTCGAAGGAACGCTTCGCTAAATTCCGTTATAGAGGACCCTTATATACGAACAAGCAGCAAATGCGAGTACTAGCGAGAAAGATATAGTACAAGTGGCGCTCAATACAAATCAACTCGACTGTGGCTCAACATTTCAaatgtacattttttattaattttactattattacaattggaaaataaattaattaacaaaattaaaaaattatgagataaaattttctgttttattttcGAATATTAATATCCACATCAAAATCGAACTTTGTTAAAGTAAAAATTTGAATACATAGGATACACTATAGATAACAAATATTGTATTTCCTTCATAATACATACTATTATGAAATTTGTATCGGAATATTCATGTTCGATCGAATTATACGTTTACATAAAGTCACGTGTAACTTATAAAATTCATGTCACGAGAACACATGACGTGTCACATAATGttgaataaaaatacaaaaaggaCTGTCCCTGCGTCAGCACCGTTTAAATTTACGCATCGATAAAATATCACTCGATTAGTACCAAAATGATTATAAAAGAAGTGAAAATTACACGTTGCGAACAATTCTTTACACGCGATAAAATtcgttatataaaaatattagctATATTTTAGATCGATCTAAAAATTTAAAATCGTACTCAGTGACACGAATAAATTTCCTGTAATCTGTGAGATACGAAGTATATCGACTTTAATATCGAATTCGCCTTATGACTGAGAATATAATCAATCGAACCGCAAGCATCTTTGGCTTTATTATCAAAATGATTAAAAGATATACAAATCAGCGAAGTAATCTCGTCCTAGACGTTGATCATTAAAATGAACACAGGCAAACGTGAAATGATCTGTCTTTTTTTGGAATGTGAAATGCGCAATCGTTTCGTTGTGCTTCTTCATTATCATCGACCAGATTAAAGTTAACAATATAGGATTTGATTTTTATCGTGAGCTTTTGATTTTGTGTCTAAGCACATTTTACccgtgtatgtatatgtaatcGTTGAAACCGTACaaacttttcttttccttcttcctttccATACCATATATACCCCATTTATTTTTTCGCCAAATCGTTCTTCCTTTGTTGGACACTGTGGTTCCTAatcgatttatttattaataggaACTTTCTAAACATATCTAAACATTCGTTGTACAACGTTCGCAACGTCAACGATGTCGTTCAAATAAAATATCACAAATTCACGCTGACCATATTAATCAAAGACGCTAAAATCTTGATCGTACATATAAAATGAACGTTGCATTGATCTTTAATTCAGTAACAAATCTTCATTTATCAAGCTTTATAACGAAAGCTTCTCCCGGAGGTATGATAAGTTCTTTGAAATATACGTCTTTGTTTAATCTATACGATGGCCCGACTACCACATGACCACCGTAATAAAGGAAAGACAAATCCTTTGTTTGCGTTTGGTTGCCCAGGTTCGCTAAAAACACGTAAGAGTTTCGTCGTGGATACCATCGTTCTACCACGATCATTTCATCTTCTGCATACCTGTGAGAAGAAAGAATTTTACATTAGAAAATTTGTTTACGACCGATTATTACattgtaaattaaaaagtagaattataattaaaattaagtaaaattataattaaagaaGTACATTGTAAATTTCACCGCTCGTTGAAATTTCCTGAATAACTTTATAAAAAAATCACGTAGAAAatcattttttacaaataatatAGACGGAACAAAAGGAACGAACTCAACGATATTCAACTGACTCGGATATAAgacataaaatttgaaaaattgcattaaaaccttgattataaaattaattttacctAATATTACAGTTAGCCAGCACCTGATTCTCCTTTAGCACCGCTTTAACATAGATTGGCGTAGTTTCCGATCTGAGAGAAGCCATTTTAGCGATGGTTCCAGTCAAGCTAGTCTCCAACGGTTTCCTAGATTCCGGAAGCCAAGCCGTGACACCGCCGGATGTAAACTTACTCTCAGGACCGCCGATTTCCTCCCAATACATAGGAGCTAAGTTGTGCACGTGAGCAAGatccttatgatctttgcattcACAGTCCAATATACCTATCTAAACATTAATCAGATTTGTAAAAATCGTCGTTTAAAATCGTCCAAGATTATCAAACATTATCATATTGTACAAAGATCACAGAGAAAAAGATACGATTGATTTTAATGTCGTTTTGTgattaaaaaacaaagaaagtcTTAATAGCTAAGAACAGAAAGAAGCTGCCAAATGATGCAAAAGATACGAATGCTAAGACAagtgaaattttaatattttcgatattttgaTATTACGACAAAAAATATCTTTTCAATTATCAAGAGTGTGAAGAAAGGTCATGTCTAATCGTCGCTGAAGGTACAAGTACGCATACAATATTTGTAGAACTGTTCCATAAGCAACGCGAATGAGACTTATCCCTTAtagtttttttttatatattttgttatttttaagaaataatataCGCTTGTCCAAGTTCCCAGACTTCTTAAAACATCTTATCGCTACATATTACAGATAGTACACTCATATTATATCTAAATTTATACCTCGTCACCATAGAATATACTGGACGTTCCCGGAAGCATCATCCCTAACAAAGTCATAGCATGGGTAGCATTCTTCACGTTAATGGTAGAAGCTATTCGTTTCAAGTCCACGCCACCTATGGACCAGTGTATCCAAGGATAACCCGGCTTTTTAAACAACACACCTTTTGTAATATGCTCTACTTGGCGCTTGATCTCTTTCGTGCCATTCGCCACGCGCAACGTAACATCCACAAGATCCATATTCATTAAAATAGAGTTTTTCGCTGCAACCAATTTGGCAGCGTTCAAAGCGTCCACGTGGCAAATAAGTATTCTCTCAGAGCCTACGATGGACTTCCAGTGTTTCAAGCTGCTGGCAAAGGAACCTTCGTCCACGTAATGTTCCAGTCCTTTCAAGTAAAACCCATCGACTCCCCTTTGCAACCAAATTTTTATAGCCCCTGTCACGTTGGCGTTCTCTAACACGTTGTTCACGTGTTTCGCCGTGAGAGGATCACGCTGCGGGGTATCCAGAGAAGGTGGCATCGAGGACAGTGCTTCGCGAATCGCTTGCAGCGACATGGAAGGTGTCGTCGGTGTTACCTCCCGCAGAATCGTCGTTTCGGTAACGTCTCTTCTCTCACGTACGGCTTTGTCTGTTTTATTCGGCTTCTCAGAGGGCACAGTTACGTTATACAAAGACTTTACAAAGGGATACAGCGGCAGATCTAGAACGAGGCTCATGTTCCGACGATGAGTCTCGTGCACGAGCACGGCGAAATCATCCAACGTTCCTAATTCTTTATTGAGGTCTGTCAGGTTCTCGATGTTTGTGTAATATTCAGGATAGTGTGCTGCTGGGAAGATCGAATTTAAGCGGATCCCACGTACGCctaatttctttaaataatcCAAACGCATCGTTATGCCTCGAAGATCCCCGATACCGTCACCTACTTTCGAAGAATCTTGGAACGATGCGGGGAATATTTCGTAGAAGACGCTACCTTGCCACCACTGAACTGGAGGGTCGCACCTGTGGAAATATAAAACGACTTTTTACAGACTACTATGATTATCTCACTTTTTAGTAAGGCAATATGTtcgcgaataaatgaaataatcgagTATCGAGACCTATATTCATGCAGAGGTGGACAAGTAGAAAATGCAtgctacatacatacatatgtatacatatttcttagtctggataaaaaatattttgtgtcCTCAATTACTGACAATCGAAATACGCTTTTACTATAGTTATAGTACTAATCATATCCTTAATCGTCTACAaaactttatagaatttccaGCCATTTAAAAGAAATGTACACCTATGAATTCGACAGAAGCTTTAAACAAACGTTTGTACGAATAAAAAGCTACTTAAATATCCACGATGGCCACGAACCGCAAAGCTACGGAGTTAATTAGAAATTTATAGATAAGAATTAAGAGGAGAATGAATATTAAAAGGAattaaactaaaaaaaaaagagcacCACGAATTCTAACATTAACTCACTTCCTTTAATAAATTACAACAGTTCAGTCTTAAAAAATTCGAGAAAAAAGATAGTCGCGGTatttcgctaattaagagaaacGGTCTTGTCATATTTTTGCCTCCTGTTCttcgtatatgtatgtatatatatatgtatacatacgtaCTTCTTCGGCATTGTGACGATTACACCAATGACGAGCGCTACGCATGCAGCCAGCACCGACATCAGAGACCAGAAGCAAGTTTTCCTTATGAGTGGCCAGTTCCATTTCATGAAGCGATAATCCTTCGACGGCTTCGGTACCATCAGCTGTATCCCGACCAATGGTGGTTTTCCTCCATTCTCCTGATTGTAAAACTAAACAGTTACAGTCTAGGTTCTTAAGGGTGTTAGAAAGCAGGCAAGCGATTAGTGACATGGGATAGACACAGGTAGTCGCCACGATTCCCTCCACCACGGCCAAACGACCAAATTGACCAACAGAGCGATACCAGTTCTGTTTTGGTTGGCTGTAACATCGCCATTAGCGTAATTGTACATCGATATCGAAATGCAACTAGCATCGTGCCAAGGCAACGATCTGGGTCATTCTGAAGTGTTTTGTATATTCCTATCGACGGTCTCTTTGTTTTAGATTTGCCATTCACCGGAgcataaatttcaaaattactATTGACCCTGAGGGAAGTGACACGTATATTTGTTTGGAACGATAACATTGACGAACATGtacgtataaaaataaaacacgtagcttttaattattattttgcgATATTTGTACCTTGATCGAGCTGTTTCTGAGTAGAAATCGCTTAAAAAGTTGTAcagaaaaataggaaaatacAGATTTTATTGGTGTTTCGTAAATATTGCGTACAACTTTCTAAAAGGATCTAAGGATCTTTTATATCGCTGATTAAAACGTAACGTTGATATAGCTTATGTATCGTAATTCCATTGAAATCGATTATGATCTTGAATTTTTCGTAAAAAGCTTTTACGTCGCTAAAAGCGTGCAATTTATTTATTGCAAACGCTGTTCCGTATGTGTGAATCTTCTGCGGTTCCTAGTATTCATAACGCGAAAACGTTGCGTATGCCAAACTTATCTAACATCATATGACAATGTCAAGGATCCTAAATTTTCGATTACTCCAAGGAGTATATCATAGGTTCTTTAAATAGTTTGTTTCTATAATAGCGAGTCTTTGAATATATCAGACGTGCCAGAGCTAATGCAACGTCTTGATGAATTGGTTTTCAGTCGGAAATGGGACAATTAATGTGTCAACAATGTCTCGAGCAATTACATATACGACACTAATCGATAGAATCTTAGAATCTTGCTAGCATCGGGCTGAATTATTACGCGTCAACATACGTCGTTACAGATATCGTACGTGTTTTTCGTACGATATacactttctttttctttaagaTTTATCGAACGCAAATGGACATATTGCGACAAACATATTGCGTTAACAACGTTTGGCAAACTAGTGTTTTTATGTGCCAAATTGACCAAAGTATGCCGAATACAAAACTTGCACGTCAATATtcaaagagaaaatatgaaattatccGACGAATAGAATTTTAATTGATACGAAATTATAACAAATCCGTCATGTATGAAATCCTGACAAAGTTCTTTTTTAAAgacaatattttttaatatttgcgATACTCTGATAAATAAACGCGGATCAAGCGACCAGCGACAGTGGTTAAATATACGATATTTTCTGAGAAATTACATAATCTAAATGCTTTATGCAACACCTGGAGAGtgcgttatttttcattttcacggTAGCTTTTCTGCTTGCCTATAAATTCTTGCAACGTCATAAATGCTTCTATAACAATTTCATAAGAACCATAGAGGATCCTATAAAAAGAATAAGTCAATAAACCAGGTATACTATTGTTAT encodes:
- the LOC126915408 gene encoding maltase A2-like isoform X1, producing the protein MNIQKPEGLLSVVLPIELASSPSSRQLIISQDQQEEEASDCPLLTPSPPATQPNNALEINTIFASSEGKPVESIPPPTLENINKEDGLNEFMNIVNSSSRALNDEPSSRDPMVESTTSGSSSDTNEPVCAQLLTQLNTAYQHLAPDAQALFYNQENGGKPPLVGIQLMVPKPSKDYRFMKWNWPLIRKTCFWSLMSVLAACVALVIGVIVTMPKKCDPPVQWWQGSVFYEIFPASFQDSSKVGDGIGDLRGITMRLDYLKKLGVRGIRLNSIFPAAHYPEYYTNIENLTDLNKELGTLDDFAVLVHETHRRNMSLVLDLPLYPFVKSLYNVTVPSEKPNKTDKAVRERRDVTETTILREVTPTTPSMSLQAIREALSSMPPSLDTPQRDPLTAKHVNNVLENANVTGAIKIWLQRGVDGFYLKGLEHYVDEGSFASSLKHWKSIVGSERILICHVDALNAAKLVAAKNSILMNMDLVDVTLRVANGTKEIKRQVEHITKGVLFKKPGYPWIHWSIGGVDLKRIASTINVKNATHAMTLLGMMLPGTSSIFYGDEIGILDCECKDHKDLAHVHNLAPMYWEEIGGPESKFTSGGVTAWLPESRKPLETSLTGTIAKMASLRSETTPIYVKAVLKENQVLANCNIRYAEDEMIVVERWYPRRNSYVFLANLGNQTQTKDLSFLYYGGHVVVGPSYRLNKDVYFKELIIPPGEAFVIKLDK
- the LOC126915408 gene encoding maltase A2-like isoform X3, which codes for MNIVNSSSRALNDEPSSRDPMVESTTSGSSSDTNEPVCAQLLTQLNTAYQHLAPDAQALFYNQENGGKPPLVGIQLMVPKPSKDYRFMKWNWPLIRKTCFWSLMSVLAACVALVIGVIVTMPKKCDPPVQWWQGSVFYEIFPASFQDSSKVGDGIGDLRGITMRLDYLKKLGVRGIRLNSIFPAAHYPEYYTNIENLTDLNKELGTLDDFAVLVHETHRRNMSLVLDLPLYPFVKSLYNVTVPSEKPNKTDKAVRERRDVTETTILREVTPTTPSMSLQAIREALSSMPPSLDTPQRDPLTAKHVNNVLENANVTGAIKIWLQRGVDGFYLKGLEHYVDEGSFASSLKHWKSIVGSERILICHVDALNAAKLVAAKNSILMNMDLVDVTLRVANGTKEIKRQVEHITKGVLFKKPGYPWIHWSIGGVDLKRIASTINVKNATHAMTLLGMMLPGTSSIFYGDEIGILDCECKDHKDLAHVHNLAPMYWEEIGGPESKFTSGGVTAWLPESRKPLETSLTGTIAKMASLRSETTPIYVKAVLKENQVLANCNIRYAEDEMIVVERWYPRRNSYVFLANLGNQTQTKDLSFLYYGGHVVVGPSYRLNKDVYFKELIIPPGEAFVIKLDK
- the LOC126915408 gene encoding maltase A2-like isoform X2 codes for the protein MNIQKPEGLLSVVLPIELASSPSSRQLIISQDQQEEEASDCPLLTPSPPATQPNNALEINTIFASSEGKPVESIPPPTLENINKEDGLNEFMNIVNSSSRALNDEPSSRDPMVESTTSGSSSDTNEPVCAQLLTQLNTAYQHLAPDAQALENGGKPPLVGIQLMVPKPSKDYRFMKWNWPLIRKTCFWSLMSVLAACVALVIGVIVTMPKKCDPPVQWWQGSVFYEIFPASFQDSSKVGDGIGDLRGITMRLDYLKKLGVRGIRLNSIFPAAHYPEYYTNIENLTDLNKELGTLDDFAVLVHETHRRNMSLVLDLPLYPFVKSLYNVTVPSEKPNKTDKAVRERRDVTETTILREVTPTTPSMSLQAIREALSSMPPSLDTPQRDPLTAKHVNNVLENANVTGAIKIWLQRGVDGFYLKGLEHYVDEGSFASSLKHWKSIVGSERILICHVDALNAAKLVAAKNSILMNMDLVDVTLRVANGTKEIKRQVEHITKGVLFKKPGYPWIHWSIGGVDLKRIASTINVKNATHAMTLLGMMLPGTSSIFYGDEIGILDCECKDHKDLAHVHNLAPMYWEEIGGPESKFTSGGVTAWLPESRKPLETSLTGTIAKMASLRSETTPIYVKAVLKENQVLANCNIRYAEDEMIVVERWYPRRNSYVFLANLGNQTQTKDLSFLYYGGHVVVGPSYRLNKDVYFKELIIPPGEAFVIKLDK